The DNA region CAGGTTGACGAAGTGGTCGAAGGCGAAGCGCAACTTCAGCAGCAGCCCGCGCTCCAGCACGCCCGAGGGCACGGACGGGTCACCGATGGCGCCGAGGAGGATGGCGTCGTGGCTCTTGAGAGCCTCGAGCTCCGCGTCCGGGAGGGTTTCACCGGTGCGGTGCCATCGCTGGGCGCCGAGGTCGTACTCCTTGGTCTCCAGCTTCACATCCTGCGGGAGAACAGCGTTGAGAACCTTGAGGCCCTGGGTCACGACCTCCTGGCCGATACCGTCGCCGGGGATCACTGCGAGATTGATGCTGCGAGACATGGAGGCACCCTAATACTCGTCCCACCACATGACATTCGCCGTCCAGTATTCGGACGCACGGGTTGTCGCGCGGCGGGTCCCGGCTGTCAGTGACCCGTGGATCCGCCGTTGTCCCGGCGGTCGAGGGCCCGCTGCAGGGCGGCGGCTGCGTTCTTGCGCTCGGACTCGGCGGAGCGCGGGGTGTGGCGGACGCGGCGGACAGAGGTCTCGGCCATGAGGGATCGACTCCTTGAGATCGCGTGGATTTCGGGATCGGGACTTCGCGTGACGTGATGTCGGGATCGAGATCGTGACGTCGAGGCGCCGGAAGGGGCGGGGAGCCGGTGCCGCAGGGGTTGCCTGCTTCGGGGCACGTGCTCACGACCGCCGGTCGCTGGATCGCGCGAATCGTTCGGCTCCTACAAAGCTAGGACAGCGGGAGCCATCTGTCTCCACAGATACTCGGACTTCCTACTATCTGAGACGGGGCCCTCGCCCGGAGCGGGTCTCCGGGTCCGGGGCACACCCCCTGACGCGCCCGTCCCGCCGCTGCGGCTGGACGCTCAGAGCGGGACGGTGAGCTGGGCCTGGACATGGGCCCGCAGGACGCCCGCCATGTCCGTCACGCCGCCCCCCAGGAGCCACTGCACCTGGAGCCCGTCCATCAGGGCGATCAGCTGCTGCCCCGCGGCGTCCGGCGCGACGCCGGCCCGGAGCGCACCGTCCGCGAGGGCCTGCGCATAGGCGAGCTCCGCCCCGGAGACCGAATCGCGGTAGCGCCGCACGAAGTACGCGTGGGCGGGGTGATCGGCCGCCGTGGCTTCGGTGGAGACGACCGAGAACAGCTCGACGATCCCGCGCCGGGTGGCGTTCAGCGCCGCGAGCTCGGCGTACCTGCGCAGCCGGCCGACGCCGCTGGTCCCGCCGAGCGAGAGCCACTCCCCGTCCACCTCGTCGCGGTGTTCGAGCACCGCGAGCAGCAGGGACTCCTTGGTCGGGAAGTGGTGCAGCAGACCGGGGTGGGAGATTCCGCACCTGCTCGCGATCGTGCGCAGGGACGCACCCCGGTAACCCGCCTCGCCGAACAGGGCCATGGCCTGGTCGAGGATCTCGCGACGCCTCGCGCGGCCCTTCGCGTAGCCACGCCGCGCTTCGGCCGCCACTCGCCACTCCCACGGTTCGGTCCGCCGGCGTGTCCGGCCGGCACGACAGTCAGATTCGCACACCCGAAGATACCTACCGAGTGGTCGGGATTGACTCTATGGTGGACCGGAACCGTGTCGCGAAAGGACCCCCCGTGGCCCCCTCCCTGCCCTACCTCGACCCCGCGCTGCCCGTCGCCGAGCGGGTCGACGACCTCCTCGGCCGCATGACGCTGGCCGAGAAGACCGGCCAGATGCTCCAGCTCAACGCCAAGGACGGAGTACGGCACCTCGTCGAGGACCTGCACGTGGGGTCGATCCTCCACGCCGCGCCCGACCGGGTCCTGGAGGCGGCGGCGCTCACCGAGCACACCCGCCTGCGCATCCCGCTGCTGGTCGCCGAGGACTGCATCCACGGCCACTCCTTCTGGGAGGGCGCCACCATCTACCCCACGCAGCTCGGCATGGCCGCGACCTGGGACGCCGGTCTCGTGGAGCGCATCGCCCGGGCCACGGCCGTCGAGGTCGCGGCGACCGGCGTCCACTGGACGTTCTCGCCCGTGCTCTGCATCACCCGGGACCTGCGCTGGGGCCGGGTCAGCGAGACGTTCGGGGAGGACCCCTTCCTCATCGGCGAACTCGCCTCGGCGATGGTGCGCGGCTACCAGGGCGGGGGCCTGGACGACCCGACGGCGGTCCTCGCCTGCGCCAAGCACTTCGCGGGCTACTCCGAGACGCAGGGCGGCCGCGACGCGAGCGAGGCCGACATCTCGCGGCGCAAGCTGCGCTCCTGGTTCCTGCCCCCCTTCGAGCGGGTCGCCCGCGAGGGCTGCCGCACGTTCATGCTCGGCTACCAGTCCATGGACGGGGTGCCCGTCACGGTCAACGACTGGCTCCTGAACGAGGTGCTGCGCGGCGAGTGGGGTTACACCGGCACGCTGGTCACGGACTGGGACAACGTCGGCCGCATGGTGTGGGAGCAGCAGATCTACGGCGACTACACCCAGGCCGCCGCCGCCGCGGTCCGCGCCGGCAACGACATGGTGATGACCACGCCCAAGTTCTTCGAGGGGGCGCAGGAGGCGGTCGCCCAGGGCATTCTCGACGAAGCGAACATCGACGCGGCGGTCCGGCGCATCCTGACCCTCAAGTTCGAGCTGGGCCTGTTCGAGAACCCGAGGCACCCCGACGCCGCCCGGCAGGCCGCCGTCATCGGCAGCGCCGGGCACGCCGAGCTGAATCTGGAGGCCGCCCGCCGCTCCCTGGTCCTGCTCACCAACGACGGCACCCTGCCCCTGGCCGGCGGCCTGCGGCCGGGCGAGGGCGGCCGCGCCGCCGCGGGCCCCGGCACGGCACCGCGCACGGTCGCCGTCATCGGGCCCAACGCCGACGACGCGCAGACCCAGCTCGGCGACTGGGCCGGCTCCTCGGGCCAGGCGGACTGGCTGCCGGACGGTCACCCGCGCCCCATGATCCGCACGGTGCTCGACGGCTTCCGCGAGCACGTCCCGGCCGACTGGACCGTCTCGTACGCCCGCGGGGCCGAGATCCTCGGCGTGGGACCCGACCCGGAAGGAGCGTTCTTCCCCGACGGGCAGCCCCGCCCCGATGTCGTCGTCCCCGCGGAGCCGTCCGAGTCCCTGATCCGTGAGGCGGTCGCGGCCGCCGAGGCCGCCGACCACGTCGTCGCCGTGGTGGGTGACCGCATCGAGCTGATCGGCGAGGGGCGTTCGACCGCGACCCTGGAACTCGTCGGCGACCAGGTCGCGCTGCTCGACGCGCTCGCCGCGACGGGCAAGCCGCTCGTCGTCGTGGTCATCAGCTCGAAGCCGCTCGTCCTTCCGCCCTCGGCACTCGGCGCGGCGGCGATCGTGCACGCCTTCAACCCGGGCATGCAGGGCGGCCGGGCCGTCGCCGAGCTGCTGCTCGGGCTCGTCGAGCCGACGGGGCGCCTGCCCCTCTCCTTCGCCCGGCACGCCGGCCAGCAGCCGACGTACTACAACCAGATCCGCGGCCAGCACGGCACCCGGTACGCCGACCTCACCCAGTGTCCGGCGTTCGTGTTCGGCGAGGGACTGAGCTACACCACCGTCACGTACACGGATCTGGAAGTGCTCACACCGGCCGTCGGACCGGACGACACCGTGCGGGCACGCGTCACCGTCCGCAACACCGGAGCCCGCCCGGCTCTGGAGACGGTGCAGGTGTACCTCAGCGACACCGTGACGTCCGTGACGTGGGCCGAGAAGGAGCTGAAGGCCTACCGGCAGGTCACGCTCGCCCCGGGCGAGGAGCGCGAGGTACAGCTGGAGCTGCCGGTGTCCGAGTGCACCCTCGTGGACGCCAGGGGCGACCGCGTCGTCGAGCCGGGTGCCTTCGAACTGCTCGTCGGCCCGTCCTCCCGCGACGACGCCCTGCTGCGGGCCGGCTTCACCGTGAAGGGCTGAGACGGGCGCCGCGCCGTACCGCGGTCAGAGCACGTCGCCCTCGCGCCAGTCGAAGAGCAACCGGTGGGACGGCGAGGGCGACGGCCGCCCGGGGACCGGCCGCACGTACGTACTGCCCTCCTCCCCGGGCAACGGCACGGTCCCGTCCGGCCCGAGCACGGCGATCCGGCCGGGCCAGGCCTGCCAGCCGCGCGCCGCGTGGAACAGGGCCCCGGAGGCGGAAGCGGACAGCGCCCCGAAGGCGTAGGCGCCGTCGAGAACCCGCTCGAGTGCGTCCATCACACGGCTACCGAGCCCCTCGCGGCGCCGGTCGGCGCGGACGGCGACGGCTTCCACGTAGCCGATCCGGTACGAGCGGCGGTCGTGGATCACGCGGCGCTGGATCACGCTGCCGTGCGCGAGGAGCCCGCTGCCGTCGGCCACGCAGGCGTGGACGCCGCCCAGGGTGTGGTCCCAGTCGTCGTCGGAGAAGTCCCCGTCGAACGCGGTGTCCAGGAAGGCGCGGATCCCGGCCAGGTCCGCGGGGGCCAGCTCATAGGTGTGGGCGCTGCGCACGAGCGGCTCGGTCATGTCCCCAGCCTGCCGCACGCGGCCGGCCCCGGAGATGGAAACCGCCCCCCGGCCGGCGGGGGGAGCCGGTCGGGGGGCGGAGTCGGGGGCGGGGCGCCGGCAGCGGCACCCCGGGGGCGTCAGCCCTGGTGGGGGTAGGTGTACTCGGTCGGCGGGACCAGCGTCTCCTTGATGGCGCGGGTCAGCGTCCAGCGCTGCAGGTTCTGCGGGGCGCCCGCCTTGTCGTTGGTGCCGGAGGCACGGCCGCCGCCGAAGGGCTGCTGGCCGACGACGGCGCCGGTCGACTTGTCGTTGATGTAGAAGTTGCCCGCGGCGTAGCGGAGCTTGTCCATCGTGTACGCGGCCGCCGCGCGGTCGTTGGAGATGACCGCACCGGTCAGCGCGTAGTCGGAGACCGACTCCATCTGCTCCAGCATGCCGTCGTACTTCTCGTCCTCGTAGACGTGGACGGCGAGGATCGGGCCGAAGTACTCGGTCGTGAAGACCTCGTTGGCCGGGTCGTCGCACACGATGACCGTGGGGCGGACGAAGTAGCCGACGGAGTCGTCGTACGTCCCGCCCGCGACGATCGTGCAGGACGGGTCGGCCGCGGCGCGGTCGATGGCGGCCTTGTTCTTCGCGAACGAACGCGCGTCGATGACGGCGCCCATGAAGTTCGACAGGTCGGTGACGTCACCCATGGTGATGGAGTCGACCTCGGCCGTGAACTCCTCCTTGAAGCCGGAGTTCCAGATGGACGCCGGAATGTACGCGCGGGAGGAGGCGGAGCACTTCTGGCCCTGGTACTCGAACGAGCCGCGGGTCAGCGCCGTCTTCAGGACGGCACGGTCGGCGCTCGGGTGCGCGACGACGAAGTCCTTGCCACCGGTCTCGCCGACCAGCCGCGGGTAGGTGCGGTAGTTGGCGATGTTGTTGCCGACGGTCTTCCACAGGTGCTGGAAGGTGGGCGTCGAGCCGGTGAAGTGGATGCCCGCCAGGTCGCGGTGGTTCAGCACCACGTCGGAGACGGCGATGCCGTCGCCGGTGACCAGGTTGATGACGCCCTTGGGCAGCCCGGCCTCCTCGAGGAGCTGCATCAGCAGCACTGCGGCGTGGGTCTGCGTCGGGGACGGCTTCCACACCACGACGTTGCCCATGAGGGCGGGTGCGGTGGGCAGGTTCGCGGCGATGGCCGAGAAGTTGAACGGCGTGATCGCGTAGACGAAACCCTCGAGCGGGCGGTGGTCCATGCGGTTCCACACACCGGCGGAGTTGGCCGGGGGCTGCTCGGCGAGGATCTGGCGCGCGTAGTGCACGTTGAAGCGCCAGAAGTCGACGAGCTCGCACGGGCAGTCGATCTCGGCCTGCTGGGCGGTCTTGCCCTGCCCGAGCATCGTGGAGGCCGCGAGCGTCTCGCGCCAGGGGCCGGAGAGCAGCTCGGCGGCGCGCAGGATGATCGCGGCGCGGTCGTCGAACGACATGGCCCGCCAGGCCGGAGCGGCGGCGAGGGCCGCGTCGACGGCGTCCTGGGCGTCCTCCTCCGTGGCGCCGGCGAAGGTGCCGATCACGGCCCGGTGGTTGTGCGGCTGCACGACGTCGACGCGCTCGCCGCCGCCCATGCGCTTCTCGCCGCCGATCGTCATCGGCAGGTCGATGGGGTTCTCGGCGAGCTCCTTGAGCTTCGCCTCGAGTCGTGCCCGCTCCGGGCTGCCGGGGGCGTAGCTGTGGACCGGCTCGTTGACCGGCGCGGGGACCTGGGTGACAGCATCCATGAGTGCCTTGTCTCCTTGGTTGAGGTGGGTGGTCGGCCGGAAAGGTCAGCCCTTGGTGACGACGGAGCGGGCGAAGAAGAGCAGGTTGGCCGGCTTCTCCGCGAGGCGGCGCATGAAATAGCCGTACCAGTCGGTGCCGTATGCCGTGTAGACGCGCATCCGGTGGCCCTCGGCCGCGAGCCGGACGTGCTCGTCGCTGCGGATGCCGTACAGCATCTGGAACTCGTACTCATCCAGTTTGCGCCCTGCCTGGCGGGCGAGCTCCTGCCCGATGGCGATGAGCCGCGGGTCGTGGGAGCCGATCATCGGGTAGCCCTCGCCCAGCATGAGCGTCTTCAGGATGCGCACGTACGCCTTGTCGATCTCCGCCTTGTCCTGGTACGCGACGGAGGCGGGCTCCTTGTACGCGCCCTTCACCAGACGGACCCGGCTGCCGGCGGCGGCGAGGCGGCGGGCGTCGTCCTCGGTGCGGAACAGGTAGGACTGGATGACGCAGCCGGTCTGCGGGTGGTCCTTCCGCAGCTCCTCGTGGATGGCGAACATCGAGTCGAGGGTGGTGTGGTCCTCCGCGTCCAGCGTGACCGTGGTGCCGATCGCGGCGGCGGCCTCGACGACGGGCCGGATGTTGGCGAGGGCGAGCTCGTGGCCGCCCTCCAGCGACTGGCCGAACATCGACAGCTTGACCGACATCTCCGCCCGGGTGCCGAGGCCGAGCTCCTTCAGGCGGCCGATGAGCTCCAGGTAGGCATCGCGCGCGGCGGCGGCCTGCTCGGGGGTGGTGATGTCCTCACCCACGACGTCCAGGGTGACCTCGAGGCCCTTGGCGGCCGAGTCCTGGATGACAGGGACGACCTGGTCGACCGTCTCGCCGGCGATGAACCGGCCGACGACCTGCTTGGTGCCCGGGGCGGCCGAGATGAAACGACGCATCTTGTCGCTGCGGGACGCGGCGAGAATCACGGGACCCAGCACGGGGCACCTCCACGGATGAGTACGGACGAGGGCCGAACCGGAAGGTGTGTGAACGGACCGGGACGGCACGGAGAACCACTGTGAAATCTAGGGATCGTCCCGGTCCCGTGCCATCGACACCTGTCACGCATCTGTGGCCGCCACCTCAGACATATGTCTGAAGGGGTGCGAGAATGGCCGGGTGAAGGGCGATTACCAGGAGCTGGTGGACGAGATCTCCGCGCTGCTCGGCGCCCCGGCCACGCTCGAGAACCGCGATTTCGGCCTGGTCGCCTTCGGGGCCCACGACAGCGACGACGACACGGCCATGGACCCCGTCCGCACCCGCTCGATCCTCACCCGGCGCTCCACCCCGGCGGTCCGAGCCTGGTTCGAGGGCTTCGGCATCACCCGCGCGACCGGACCGGTCCGCATTCCGGCCGCCCCGGAGGCGGGCGTGTACCGGGACCGGATCTGCCTCCCGGTACGCCATCGGAGTGTCGTCCTGGGCTACGTGTGGCTCCTCGACGCGCACCCCGGACCGACCGACGAGCGGCTCGCGGCGGCGATGGACGTGGCCGCCCGTATCGGGGCGCTGCTCTTCGACGAGACCCGGGCGGGCGCGGACCTGTCCCGCGAGTTCGGTTCGGCGCTCACCGCGGGGCGGGGCCGGCAGCGGGAGACGGCGCTGGCCGCCCTGCGCGAGGCACTCGGGGCGGACGCGGACGGGCTGCACACCGTGGTGTGCGTGACCCCGTGGCCGGACGAGCTCCCGTCGGTGCGCACGGTGCCGTCGGCGGCGGCCCTCGCCCCGGTCGCGGGGGCGGGCCCCCGGTCCCTGGCCGCGCTGATCCGGCTGCGCGCCCCCGACTCCCTGGACCCCGCGACGACAGCGGCGGAGCGGTTGCGCGCCGCCGCCGGCCCGGACGCCACCGGCGGGGTGGCGGCGGCCCGCCGGGGACTGGCGGAGCTGGCCGACTCCTGGCACGAAGCCCTGTCCGCCGCCCGCGCCGCCTCGGCGGAGACCCGCCTCGGCCCGGTCGCCGACTGGTCGGCCATCGGCCCGTACCGGCTGCTGACCGGACTGCCCCGGACCCCGGGCGCCGTGCCCGACCCTTCCGTGCGTGCCCTGTTGGCCCCGCCGCACGCGGAACTGGCCCGTACCGCCGAGGCGTTCCTCGACCGCGCGGGCCAGGCGAGCCGCACGGCCGCGGAACTGGGCATCCACCGGCAGACGTTGTACTACCGGCTCGCCCGGGTCCAGCAGCTCACCGGTCTCGACCTCAACGACGGCGAGGACAGGCTGCTGCTGCACATGGCGCTGAAGTCGGCCCGGCTCTGATGCCCTTCCCCCGGATGAGTACGCGACGGGCCGGGCCTGAGTACGGCGGCGGAGGGCGCAGTCCCGTGCGGACGGTGAACTGGGTGCATGAGCAACAGCGTTCGGACGTACGCCCCCCGCCCCGTCACCACCCACGCCCGCCCGGAGCCCGACCCTCGGTGGTGGGTCCTGCCGCTGGCCGGGACGGCGCTGGCACCCGTTCTCGCGGTCGTGGTGACGCGGGCGGACCATCTGTTCGCCGGCCGGCCGTTCCTGCTGGCCGGCTGCCTGGTGCTCGCGTACGCGCTGATCGCACCGAGCTGGTTCCTCCCCCGGACCGCGGACCGCAGGCGCCGGCGGGGGGACCTCGTCCTGGCCGGCTGCGCGTGCGCCGCGGGATTCCCGTCGCTGATCACCGCGTTGGGCTGGGTCGTGTTCTTCGTCATGCTGTGCACGGGAAACGTCAGCGGCTGACACGACCAAGACGCCCGGCATATGGCCGCACCCGGCGGGCAGGGGTTTCCCTGCCCGCCGGGTGCGGTGTCAGCACGGAGCGGTGGATCAGTCGGTGAGGTTCACCGAACGGGCCGAGGTGGCGCCGATCTCCTCGGCGATCTCGGTCAGGACCGACTGGGGCACGGTGTCGTCGACGGTGAGGACGACGAGCGCCTCACCACCGGCGTCCTGCCGGGAGACCTGCATGCCGGCGATGTTCAGGCCGGCCTCGCCGAGGATCTTGCCGACCGCGCCGACGACGCCGGGACGGTCCTCGTACCGCAGGACGACCATGTGGTCGGCGAGCGCCAGATCCACGTCGTGCTCGCCGATGGCGACGATCTTCCTCAGGTGCTTCGGGCCGGCCAGCGTGCCGGACACCGCGACCTCCTCGCCGTTCGCCAGGGTGCCGCGGACGGTGACCACGTTGCGGTGGTCCGGCGACTCGGAGCTGGTGGTCAGGCGGACCTCCACACCACGCTCCTGGGCGAAGAGCGGGGCGTTGACGTAGCTGACGGTCTCGTCGACGACGTCCTCGAACACACCCTTGAGCGCGGAGAGTTCCAGCACCTTCACGTCGTGCTGGGTGATCTCGCCGTAGACCTCGACGTCGAGGCGGGCAGCGACCTCGCCCGCGAGCGCGGTGAAGATCCGGCCGAGCTTCTCGGCGAGCGGCAGCCCGGGACGCACGTCCTCGGCGATGACACCGCCCTGGACGTTGACCGCGTCGGGCACGAGCTCACCGGCGAGGGCGAGACGGACCGACTTGGCGACGGCGATGCCGGCCTTCTCCTGCGCCTCGTCGGTGGAGGCGCCGAGGTGCGGCGTGCAGACGACCTGGTCGAACTGGAACAGCGGGGAG from Streptomyces sp. B1I3 includes:
- a CDS encoding proline dehydrogenase family protein → MLGPVILAASRSDKMRRFISAAPGTKQVVGRFIAGETVDQVVPVIQDSAAKGLEVTLDVVGEDITTPEQAAAARDAYLELIGRLKELGLGTRAEMSVKLSMFGQSLEGGHELALANIRPVVEAAAAIGTTVTLDAEDHTTLDSMFAIHEELRKDHPQTGCVIQSYLFRTEDDARRLAAAGSRVRLVKGAYKEPASVAYQDKAEIDKAYVRILKTLMLGEGYPMIGSHDPRLIAIGQELARQAGRKLDEYEFQMLYGIRSDEHVRLAAEGHRMRVYTAYGTDWYGYFMRRLAEKPANLLFFARSVVTKG
- the serA gene encoding phosphoglycerate dehydrogenase, yielding MSSKPVVLIAEELSPATVDALGPDFEIRHCNGADRAELLPAIADVDAILVRSATKVDAEAIAAAKKLRVVARAGVGLDNVDVSSATKAGVMVVNAPTSNIVTAAELACGLLVATARNIPQANTALKNGEWKRSKYTGVELSEKVLGVVGLGRIGVLVAQRMSAFGMKIVAYDPYVQPARAAQMGVKLLTLDELLEVSDFITVHLPKTPETLGLIGDEALHKVKPSVRIVNAARGGIVDEDALASALKEGRVAGAGLDVYTKEPCTDSPLFQFDQVVCTPHLGASTDEAQEKAGIAVAKSVRLALAGELVPDAVNVQGGVIAEDVRPGLPLAEKLGRIFTALAGEVAARLDVEVYGEITQHDVKVLELSALKGVFEDVVDETVSYVNAPLFAQERGVEVRLTTSSESPDHRNVVTVRGTLANGEEVAVSGTLAGPKHLRKIVAIGEHDVDLALADHMVVLRYEDRPGVVGAVGKILGEAGLNIAGMQVSRQDAGGEALVVLTVDDTVPQSVLTEIAEEIGATSARSVNLTD
- a CDS encoding TetR/AcrR family transcriptional regulator, which encodes MAAEARRGYAKGRARRREILDQAMALFGEAGYRGASLRTIASRCGISHPGLLHHFPTKESLLLAVLEHRDEVDGEWLSLGGTSGVGRLRRYAELAALNATRRGIVELFSVVSTEATAADHPAHAYFVRRYRDSVSGAELAYAQALADGALRAGVAPDAAGQQLIALMDGLQVQWLLGGGVTDMAGVLRAHVQAQLTVPL
- a CDS encoding glycoside hydrolase family 3 N-terminal domain-containing protein → MVDRNRVAKGPPVAPSLPYLDPALPVAERVDDLLGRMTLAEKTGQMLQLNAKDGVRHLVEDLHVGSILHAAPDRVLEAAALTEHTRLRIPLLVAEDCIHGHSFWEGATIYPTQLGMAATWDAGLVERIARATAVEVAATGVHWTFSPVLCITRDLRWGRVSETFGEDPFLIGELASAMVRGYQGGGLDDPTAVLACAKHFAGYSETQGGRDASEADISRRKLRSWFLPPFERVAREGCRTFMLGYQSMDGVPVTVNDWLLNEVLRGEWGYTGTLVTDWDNVGRMVWEQQIYGDYTQAAAAAVRAGNDMVMTTPKFFEGAQEAVAQGILDEANIDAAVRRILTLKFELGLFENPRHPDAARQAAVIGSAGHAELNLEAARRSLVLLTNDGTLPLAGGLRPGEGGRAAAGPGTAPRTVAVIGPNADDAQTQLGDWAGSSGQADWLPDGHPRPMIRTVLDGFREHVPADWTVSYARGAEILGVGPDPEGAFFPDGQPRPDVVVPAEPSESLIREAVAAAEAADHVVAVVGDRIELIGEGRSTATLELVGDQVALLDALAATGKPLVVVVISSKPLVLPPSALGAAAIVHAFNPGMQGGRAVAELLLGLVEPTGRLPLSFARHAGQQPTYYNQIRGQHGTRYADLTQCPAFVFGEGLSYTTVTYTDLEVLTPAVGPDDTVRARVTVRNTGARPALETVQVYLSDTVTSVTWAEKELKAYRQVTLAPGEEREVQLELPVSECTLVDARGDRVVEPGAFELLVGPSSRDDALLRAGFTVKG
- a CDS encoding GNAT family N-acetyltransferase, with amino-acid sequence MTEPLVRSAHTYELAPADLAGIRAFLDTAFDGDFSDDDWDHTLGGVHACVADGSGLLAHGSVIQRRVIHDRRSYRIGYVEAVAVRADRRREGLGSRVMDALERVLDGAYAFGALSASASGALFHAARGWQAWPGRIAVLGPDGTVPLPGEEGSTYVRPVPGRPSPSPSHRLLFDWREGDVL
- the pruA gene encoding L-glutamate gamma-semialdehyde dehydrogenase yields the protein MDAVTQVPAPVNEPVHSYAPGSPERARLEAKLKELAENPIDLPMTIGGEKRMGGGERVDVVQPHNHRAVIGTFAGATEEDAQDAVDAALAAAPAWRAMSFDDRAAIILRAAELLSGPWRETLAASTMLGQGKTAQQAEIDCPCELVDFWRFNVHYARQILAEQPPANSAGVWNRMDHRPLEGFVYAITPFNFSAIAANLPTAPALMGNVVVWKPSPTQTHAAVLLMQLLEEAGLPKGVINLVTGDGIAVSDVVLNHRDLAGIHFTGSTPTFQHLWKTVGNNIANYRTYPRLVGETGGKDFVVAHPSADRAVLKTALTRGSFEYQGQKCSASSRAYIPASIWNSGFKEEFTAEVDSITMGDVTDLSNFMGAVIDARSFAKNKAAIDRAAADPSCTIVAGGTYDDSVGYFVRPTVIVCDDPANEVFTTEYFGPILAVHVYEDEKYDGMLEQMESVSDYALTGAVISNDRAAAAYTMDKLRYAAGNFYINDKSTGAVVGQQPFGGGRASGTNDKAGAPQNLQRWTLTRAIKETLVPPTEYTYPHQG
- a CDS encoding CdaR family transcriptional regulator, whose product is MKGDYQELVDEISALLGAPATLENRDFGLVAFGAHDSDDDTAMDPVRTRSILTRRSTPAVRAWFEGFGITRATGPVRIPAAPEAGVYRDRICLPVRHRSVVLGYVWLLDAHPGPTDERLAAAMDVAARIGALLFDETRAGADLSREFGSALTAGRGRQRETALAALREALGADADGLHTVVCVTPWPDELPSVRTVPSAAALAPVAGAGPRSLAALIRLRAPDSLDPATTAAERLRAAAGPDATGGVAAARRGLAELADSWHEALSAARAASAETRLGPVADWSAIGPYRLLTGLPRTPGAVPDPSVRALLAPPHAELARTAEAFLDRAGQASRTAAELGIHRQTLYYRLARVQQLTGLDLNDGEDRLLLHMALKSARL